CTGCCACCGCCAAGGAGTTATACCGACTCTGAATCTGGCCAACGGCCTCGAACCGACCAAGTTGAGCCACTATCTCCGTTGACAGACAGGGTCATGATCACGTACCATCTCAGAGCCGACAAATGAAAACCTTCCAAGTGCTGCGTGGATGTCTCTGATCGTTGTCGGAGCGGTGGGGGTGGTAGCACGGCCCACGATTGAGTTCTCGACACACCAGAGCTTCCTTGCCGGGATGGTGAAACGATCATTGGTGCCTATGGCTGACTGATAACACTGCGTCATAACAGAGTCCAGCTACATGGAGCGGAATTTCCCCAGAACGGTGCCACGCCGACGAATTGAGAACGCTTTCGCAACAACGCAAGGTGGCCACCCCCCTGGACCACCTGAAGGAAGTTCCCGGGTTAGCTGCCGATGTCACGATGTTGCACAGACTGGTTGGGCTCGGAGAACACACGAGTTATTCGCATCGGGGACGCTGCTTGACCTTGGACGAGGTCGCTCGCTTACACGTGTTTGAACAATGGAAAGTTTCGGCCGACTCAACACACTCGTCGCTCCACTCGAAGACTTCGTGGGGCCGCAGCGGCCGGCTATCACGTCGCAGAAACCGATGCTGTGGTGCAGGTGGGCAACAAGGGCGCCCTCACATGCACTTGCACGCGAGAGAGGCAGACCTGGTACCACCTCGCCACTCATTCGATTCTCTTGAGACTCATCTCACCGCCCGTGATCTGTCGAGGATACTGTGGAGACTGGCACCCAATACGACCGTCTACGTATGCGAAAACCCAAGAATCGTTGAGGCGGCCTCGGATGCAAGATCTCAGGCAGCAGTGGTCTGCACCTTCGGCAACCCCAATTCGGTCGTCTTGGATCTCCTCTCGCACCTTCATGGTGCCGGTGCAGCCTTTCGATACCATGGCGACTTCGATTGGCCGGGTATCGCCATCGCCAACCGGATCATGGCCCATGTAGGTGCTATCTCATGGCAAATGGGCTCCACCGACTATCTGGCCGCGGTCGTGTCCGCCACTGGAGAGCTTCCGCCACTGACGGGCAAGCCGATATCTGCTAGCTGGGATTTGGCGCTTGAGCAGGCAATGTTGGAGGTGGGTCGAGTGGTCCACGAAGAACTCGTACTTGACAGGCTCCTCGCGGACCTTGTCTCTTGAAGTCGCAGGCTCAAAAACATCCCCGTTGAATGCAGCAGAGCTGCCTTCCCCTCGAAATGTGCACTGTGCTCGTCGCCGGGGTGCTGACCTCCTCCGTGTCAACCAAGCTGTTGTGGATCGGCATTCAGTACAACCGCTGCTCCGATGGCCCAGCACGAGCCAATCGGTGACTCTTGCCTCTGGAAGGCCCCTCGGAGTGCTGTACCAGTTGGATCCTGCGGCTGAGAGGTCATCTTCGTTGATAGGGAACCTGCCGAAACCACCTAACCCATCTTTCGATTCCTCCCTCACAACCCCCAGCTGAGCGGGTTGGTCCTACTGGGTAGGGCAATCCCGATAGGGACCGCC
This genomic window from Ferrimicrobium sp. contains:
- a CDS encoding DUF2399 domain-containing protein, with amino-acid sequence MHLHAREADLVPPRHSFDSLETHLTARDLSRILWRLAPNTTVYVCENPRIVEAASDARSQAAVVCTFGNPNSVVLDLLSHLHGAGAAFRYHGDFDWPGIAIANRIMAHVGAISWQMGSTDYLAAVVSATGELPPLTGKPISASWDLALEQAMLEVGRVVHEELVLDRLLADLVS